Proteins from a genomic interval of Chanodichthys erythropterus isolate Z2021 chromosome 8, ASM2448905v1, whole genome shotgun sequence:
- the LOC137024961 gene encoding nuclear factor 7, brain-like — protein sequence MDSKSVEELSCPVCCEIFKVPVILSCSHSICKECLQQFWKTKDSQECPVCRRNASKQEPLVNLALKNLCDSLIKEGNEEICSLHSEKLKLFCLEDKQPVCLVCRDSEKHANHTFRPISEVLSSYKEEFNTALTSLQTKRKHGEKMKEEFDEIIEHIKSQAEQTERQIKEEFEKLHQFLRDEEEATITALREEEEQKKQKMKEKLEEMNRHISSLSHTIKDMEEMMKANDVSFLKNFNVTMERVQISQPDPEMCSGALIHVSHYLGNLSFRVWKKMMETVQHTPLTLDPNTAHPCLTLSTDLTSVSFSDEDKNCPDNPERFKWYFCVLSSEGFNSGTHCWDVKVGDNTLWCLGITTASNQRKGDVFFKSNVWRLGYNKNRKYRKYSSQSPEQPWTTFTVKEKLQRVRVQLDYDGGTVSFSNPVTKNNLRTFRTSFTETVFPFLYNRCTTSPLRILPVKVFVTAENHS from the exons ATGGATTCAAAATCTGTGGAAGAGCTTTCTTGTCCtgtttgctgtgaaatcttcaAGGTTCCTGTTATTCTGTCCTGTAGTCACAGTATTTGTAAAGAGTGTCTACAACAGTTCTGGAAAACTAAGGATTCTCAGGAGTGTCCTGTCTGCAGGAGAAATGCTTCAAAACAAGAACCTCTAGTTAATCTAGCGTTAAAAAACTTGTGTGATTCATTGATAAAGGAGGGAAATGAGGAGATCTGCAGCTTACACAGTGAGAAACTCAAACTCTTCTGTCTGGAGGATAAACAGCCTGTGTGTTTAGTGTGCAGAGACTCAGAGAAACACGCCAATCACACATTCAGACCCATCAGTGAAGTGCTTTCATCTTACAAG GAGGAATTTAATACAGCACTGACATCCTTACAAACCAAGCGCAAACATGGAGAAAAAATGAAAGAAGAGTTTGATGAGATAATTGAACACATCAAG TCTCAAGCTGAGCAAACAGAGCGTCAGATTAAAGAAGAGTTTGAGAAGCTTCATCAGTTTCTCAGAGATGAAGAAGAAGCTACAATCACTGCACTGAGGGAGGAAGAGGAGCAGAAGAAGCAGAAGATGAAGGAGAAGCTGGAGGAGATGAACAGACACATCTCATCTCTTTCACACACTATCAAAGACATGGAGGAGATGATGAAAGCCAATGACGTCTCGTTTCTAAAG AACTTTAACGTCACAATGGAAAG AGTCCAGATCTCACAGCCAGATCCAGAGATGTGTTCTGGAGCTTTGATTCATGTGTCACATTACCTGGGTAACCTGTCGTTCAGAGTCTGGAAGAAGATGATGGAAACTGTCCAACACA CTCCGTTGACTCTAGatccaaacacagcacatcCATGTCTCACACTCTCTACTGATCTGACCAGTGTGTCATTCAGTGATGAAGATAAAAACTGTCCTGATAATCCAGAGAGGTTTAAATGGTATTTTTGTGTCCTGAGTTCTGAGGGCTTTAACTCAGGAACACACTGCTGGGATGTGAAGGTTGGTGACAATACACTCTGGTGTCTTGGAATAACCACAGCATCAAACCAAAGGAAGGGAGACGTTTTCTTTAAGTCTAATGTCTGGCGTTTGGGGtacaataaaaatagaaaatacagaaaatacaGCTCCCAATCCCCAGAGCAACCCTGGACTACCTTTACTGTTAAAGAGAAGCTTCAGCGTGTGAGAGTTCAGCTGGATTATGATGGAGGAACAGTGTCATTCTCTAATCCTGTGACCAAAAACAATCTGCGCACATTCAGGACATCCTTCACAGAGACTGTCTTTCCATTCTTATATAATCGCTGCACAACTTCCCCTCTGAGGATTTTACCAGTTAAAGTGTTTGTAACAGCAGAAAATCACAGTTAA